In Phycisphaeraceae bacterium, the genomic stretch CTGTACACCAATTACTACATTCTCCATAGCTGGAATGACGATCGCGGATACGTTCTGGATTTCTTCAAACCAGAGTCTTCTTATCTGCTTCAATACGGGTTACCGCAGGACGCAGCGGCCTATCGCCATCCAGAGGTTCCCGGTTGGAAGCCGGCATTTAGAAACCGCGACGATGCGCGTTACCGTACGGTTTACAACTGGATTAACAGCTTCGGGGGTACGCGGCGTAAGTACCCGTTTCAATACACTCCCCCCAAATTTAAGAAGGCGGGAACTCCAGCAACGCAGCCGGATGCTGCGAAATCTTCGACTCCGGGTCAGCGTAGTTCGACTCCGTCCCCGAAAAAATAACGAAATTCTCGATTTGGACGAATGGGTATCCAGCTTTTCAGGTAAATACAGGAATCATCAAGGGAGTATGGCTGGCTTTCCCACAACCGCGCCTTCCCTCGGAGCCTTGCTTCGTGTATCTTTTCGATTCCGACTGTTCACGGAAAACTCTCGTCATACCACGACTTAAAGGGGATAGCGCGTGCGATCGACATGGCTGACTACCCTCGCGCCTCTGGCGCTTGTTACCGCGACGTTTACATTGCCGCTGATTGGTTGCTCCGATCAGGATGCGGTACGACGGGCGGAAGACCGTAAGAAATTTGATGCGGCGCTGGCCAAGCTCCAGATGGCGGATATGGGCTTTGTCCCCCAGGCGTCGATAGCTCAGACGCCGAACTATCAGGACTATCGTCAGGGCAAGCTCGACGAAGCAGCAGTCGATCTCACGAAAATCACAGATGATCCGACCGCGTCACCATCGGATCGTGATATCGCTTGTCGTCTGCTTGCCGACACTTATACATCTAAGGCTCGTTATTTCACTCGTCACGCTATCGCGAATTGGAGCAAACTCGCTAACGACTCGAGCAAGCTGCTTGCGATGTTGACCTCTGTTGATCGGGCGAACTCTCGCGCTGGTGAACTCTCAGGCGACAATATCGCGCCACTGCTGGCCTCGCTTGAAAAGGATAAAAGCGAGAACGACCGGACCCTTCAGGATTTCGACAAGTCCGCGGCAGAGCTGGGGCCGCAGGTTGACAAACTCAAAGATCAGATTGCCAAACTTCAGGCCGCCAGTGATCAATCACTCGCAAAGTCACGTGAGCTTTACGACCAGGGGTTCACCGCCAAGGGGGATGAGCAGTTCAAACTTTACGAGGCGTCCGCCAATGCGCAGCGTGAAAGTACGGCTGCCGAAGCGAAGCGGCGCACACTTGCTGTGCAGCTTGAGCTTGTTTCAGCCGAGCTAGCGATCGCCAATAAGCAGCGGGATATGCGGACGAAGACCGGTCAGGCTTATAGCGAGCAGATTCAGGCTGCGGAGAATCGTCAGAGCGGAGTCCGTAAACTTCAGGATGATGCGATCAGCCAGCAGAAGCAGACAATCGAGGATTTGGAGAAAGAGCTAGGCAAGATCGAAGAATCTTACGTGCGAGATGTAGAGTCAAAGTTTGGAGCTGCTGCAGAGCAGGTGAAGCAGGCGATTGCGCTGATCGATCCGGTGGCTAAAGCTGCATCTGGAACAGAACAGAAACAACTTCAACTCGACCTGCTTTCAAAATACACGACGCTGGCCAATATCCAGGCTCAGCACGCTGTAGCTGCGTCGGGTTATGCGAATGTGATCGAAATCCTCGCCAGTCAATCGGAACGATTGATGCCCGGCCGGGCGACGATCGGTACAGTGAAGGAACGGATCACCAAACAGCGTGACGAGGTATTTGACGAGGCCATCAACGCCATCAGCGGTGGTTCGGGACTGGCCGCACAACTGATGCCCGCCGATGCCGCTGCCGACGATCCCATCCTCATCGCTGCCCAGACGCAGCGTGACCTGCTCGATCGGGCCTCACAGTTGGTCAATCAACTCCGCACCCCTGCGAAAAAGGGTGATTGATCAGTAAGTTACGACCTACTGCGTACCGCGGGTGAGCCAGATCACGTTTGCGTTAATGGCGCATCTGAATGCTCGCCAGTGCGGTTGGTACGTCCTGAGCAAATTCGAAAATTTTGTCCAGACCGGTGGTCAGGAAAACAGCCCAGATCGTATCGCTTGGTGCAGCCATCCGAAGTTGCGCATCACGGTCGAGGGTCAATTTTCGCAAGCGAAGCAGTTGCGAGAGATTGGTACTGTTGACCTGCTTGACGCTCGACAGATCGAGCACAATATCGGGCATACGGGCTGAGGCGCGGCTTTGTGTGATCGCCATTGAAAGGTCTTCGGATAGTGCCGGCTCGTCGGAGAGTTTGACTACCCATATACGATCGGACCATTGCTGAATCGGCATGCGACCCCTTTTGCCCGGTGGGTTAAGTGCGATAACAGGATAACATGCAGCTCAGTAATTCGTCCTATCTATAATTTTTCATGACGTGGGAGAGGGATCAGCCGCGGCAGCTTCGCCTTCCGAATCGGAGCCGTCGTCCGTAATTCGCGCTACGCCTGTCAGGGAATCACCAGCATCGAGATTGATGACTTTGACTCCTTGTGCAGCGCGTCCGGTCTGTCGCACAGTGTTTGCGTTGATACGAACGATCATGCCGCCCGTACTGATCAGCATGAGATCGTCTGATGGTTCGACAGCCAGCAGTGCGACGAGTTCGCCGTTCTTGTCGGTAAGGTCGATTCCTTTGCGTCCCTTGCCTCCACGACTTTGGACGCGGGTTGTGCCGTCTTCCTGCTGTACGAGGTACTCCAGGAGAGGGGTGCGTTTACCGAAGCCTTTGGTTGTGACAGCAAGCAGATCACGGGAATCCTGCGCATTGCAGCACACCAGTCCGACAACGGCATCGTTTTCCGCCAGATCAATACCTCTTACGCCGCTGGCACTGCGGCCCATCGCTCGTGCGTCATCCTCATGAAACCGAATCGCCACCCCGTGTCTGGTACCCAGAAGAATGTGGTCCTGTCCGCTGGTGTGCGTGACCCCGACGATGGAGTCGCCCTCGCGCAGGGTGATGGCAATGATGCCGCTGCGATTGACGTTACGGTAATCCTTCAGGGCGGTTCGTTTGACCGTGCCGTTGGCTGTGGCAAAGAGCAGGAAGCTTTCCTCCCGCTCAAAATCCTCGATAGGCATGAATTTCCGGACTTGTTCGCCTTCCTTGATTTCCAGCAGGTTGACGATAGAGCGGCCGCGACTGGTCCGAGCACCCTCCGGAATGTCATACACCTTGATTTTGAAAACTCTGCCGGTGTCGGTGAAGCAGAGGAGATCGTCGTGTGTTGAAGCAACGAAGACTTGTTCGGTGAAGTCTCCATCTTTCGCATCTGCACCGATGACCCCTTTACCGCCGCGTCCTTGCGTGCGGTACTGGTCGGCGGGCAGTCGCTTCACATAGCCCTGGTGGGTAATCGTTACGACGACACGCTCGACAGGCGTGAGGGCAGCCATATCGAACTCTTCGATCTCCTCGCCGAATTGTGTGCGGCGAGGGTCGGCATATTTGGCACGCAGATCGGTGACCTCCTGACGAATGATCGCGAGCACCTTGGCGGGATCGGCGAGGATGGATTCGTACTCCTCAATCTGGGCCAGTAATTTCGTATAGTCAGCGACCAGCGTTTCGATCGCCAGCCCGACGAGTTGGATGAGCTGGAGGCGACCGATACCTTCCGCCTGCACACGCGAGAGCCGTGCATCCTGTGAGGCGGAAAGTGCCTTGAACCGCTCAGGGATCTGCGGGGCATACGCATGATTGGGAGGAATACGAAATCCTCGCGCCATCAGTTTTTCAATGGCTTCATCGCGAGTCCGACTTTCGCGGATCAGTTTAATGACAGCGTCGATATCACACACCGCGTAGATCAACCCTTCGATGCGGTGTGCCTCCTGCTGCGCCTGTCGCAGACGATAGGCTGTCCGTCTCCGAATAATCTCAATGCGGTGGTCGATGTAGAGCTGGATGAGGGCTTTGAGTCCCAGTGTGCGTGGCTGGCCGCGAACCAGTGCGATATTGATGATGCTGAAATTGCTTTGGAGCGGAGTAAGTTCATAAAGCTGGTTTTCAACGACGATGGGATCCGCTCCCTTTTTCAGCTCGATGACCAGCCGCATACCACTGCGATTGGATGACTCATCCACCACGTTGGCGATGTCGGTGATGCGATCTTCACGGACACACTCCTTGATCTTCTGGATAACCGCATCGTTTTTGCTTACCTGGTAGGGAAGCTGTGTGACGACGATGAGATTGCGTCCGTTTCGAGATTCTTCGTGATGGATTTTGGCTCGGATGGTGACACGGCCTCGTCCGGTGTCGTATGCCTCGATGATTCCGCGCCGACCGTGTATCGTGCCGCCGGTGGGGAAATCCGGGCCGGGTACGATTTTGATCAAGTCGGCAAGATGAATTTCGGGGTTATCAATCACGGCGACGATGGCATCGCAGATTTCGCCAAGGTTGTGCGGAGGCAGACTCGCAGCCATACCGACGGCAATGCCCATGCCGCCGTTAACCAGCAGGTTAGGAAACTTACTCGGCAGTACGGTTGGCTCCTGAAGCCGGCCGTCATAGTTTTCCTTGAAGTCAACGGTGTCGAGATCAAGGTCGTCGAGCATGTCGGCCGCGGGACCGGCCATGCGTGCCTCGGTGTAACGCATCGCGGCGGGCGGATCAGGATCGATTGAGCCGAAGTTGCCTTGCGGGTCAATAAGCGGGTGGCGCATTTTCCATGGCTGCGCCATGCCGACAAGCGTGGGATAGATGACAGCTTCACCGTGTGGGTGATAGTTACCCGAAGTATCGCCACAGATTTTGGCACACTTGATGTGCTTGCGACCGGGGCGAAGGTTGAGATCGTTCATCGCAACGAGGATGCGTCGCTGTGAAGGCTTTAATCCGTCGCGAGCGTCGGGTAGGGCACGATCCACGATCGTGCTCATGGCATAAGTGAGGTAACTCTCAGCGAGTTCCTGATCGATAGCCAGATCCACAATGCGACCGACAGGCGGCAGGGCATCGTCGCCGTTGACCGCTGCGGAAGGATTTTTTGAATCACCTGCTGGAGGCACGGGAGCGTTATCAGATGTATTTTCAGCCATAGCGAATGCGGCCTCCTGCCGCCGGAATTTCAAGGTTTTCAACAGGGGGTTTTGAGTCGTAAATTATAGCTGATTTACCGTCTGTAAGCGAGATGTTCTGGAACCGTAAAACCTCGAATTTCTCCGGCATTTGGGGGTATCAGTGTGGGGTCTTGAGCAGGGTGGCCGCCGCGTCGATATCATGCTTCCCCCACACCCACGCCTTAACTCTAATTCTGAAGTGGAACCATGGAAGCAGGCATCGTCGGTCTCCCAAACGTCGGTAAGTCCACGCTCTTTAACGCGCTGACCGCGGCAGGGGCGCTGGCTGCGAACTATCCCTTTGCCACGATCGAGCCGAATGTCGGCGTCGTGCCGGTACCCGATGCACGGCTGGCCACGATTAACAGTTTGATGGCAACCGAAAAGGTGATTCCTGCTGCGCTGCGGCTCATTGACATCGCAGGTATCGTCCGCGGTGCAAGCAAGGGTGAAGGCTTGGGAAACAAGTTCCTCTCGCATATTCGTAATGTGGACGCAATCCTTCACGTGGTCCGCTGTTTTGAGGGTGCTCCAGGTACCGCCGCGGGTGATATCACCCATGTTGAAGGCAGTGTTGATCCGATCCGTGATATCGAAACGATTGATATCGAATTGATGCTCGCGGACCTTCAGAGTGTTGAGGGTTCTCTTGATAAAGCCAAACGACTTGCGAAGTCGGGTGATAAAGAGGCGAAGCTACGAGCGGACGTTCTGGAACGATGCTTCACGACTCTTTCCGAAGGAAAACCAATCCGCACCATTGTCGAAAAAGGCAAAGATGATGACGCGGCAAAAATGCTCAAATCCCTGGGCTTAATTACGAGTAAATCGGTGCTCTATGTTGCAAATGTGGATGAGACCGATCTGCATGGCGAAGGCCCCCTGGTCATGAAGGTTCGTGAACGCGCCAAAGCCGAGGGCGGCCACGTGGTTCCCGTTTGTGCGAAACTCGAAAGTGAGCTGGCGGAGTTGGACGCCAAAGACCGTCAGGAAATGCTTGAAAGCGTGGGATTGACGGAGCCTGCTCTATCGTCGCTGGCCCGCGAAGCATACAAGCTGCTGGGTCTTCAAAGTTATTTCACCGCAGGACCAAAAGAGATTCGGGCGTGGACGATCCCCGTCGGCGCGACAGCTCCGCAGGCTGCGGGTGTGATTCACACCGACTTTGAGCGGGGATTTATCCGTGCGGAAATTTATAGCGTCAGTGATCTGGAACAATACAAGAGTGAGGCAGCAATCAAAGCTGCGGGCAAGCTGCGGGTGGAAGGTAAGGCTTA encodes the following:
- the ychF gene encoding redox-regulated ATPase YchF; protein product: MEAGIVGLPNVGKSTLFNALTAAGALAANYPFATIEPNVGVVPVPDARLATINSLMATEKVIPAALRLIDIAGIVRGASKGEGLGNKFLSHIRNVDAILHVVRCFEGAPGTAAGDITHVEGSVDPIRDIETIDIELMLADLQSVEGSLDKAKRLAKSGDKEAKLRADVLERCFTTLSEGKPIRTIVEKGKDDDAAKMLKSLGLITSKSVLYVANVDETDLHGEGPLVMKVRERAKAEGGHVVPVCAKLESELAELDAKDRQEMLESVGLTEPALSSLAREAYKLLGLQSYFTAGPKEIRAWTIPVGATAPQAAGVIHTDFERGFIRAEIYSVSDLEQYKSEAAIKAAGKLRVEGKAYVMRDGDVCHFLFNV
- the gyrA gene encoding DNA gyrase subunit A, whose product is MAENTSDNAPVPPAGDSKNPSAAVNGDDALPPVGRIVDLAIDQELAESYLTYAMSTIVDRALPDARDGLKPSQRRILVAMNDLNLRPGRKHIKCAKICGDTSGNYHPHGEAVIYPTLVGMAQPWKMRHPLIDPQGNFGSIDPDPPAAMRYTEARMAGPAADMLDDLDLDTVDFKENYDGRLQEPTVLPSKFPNLLVNGGMGIAVGMAASLPPHNLGEICDAIVAVIDNPEIHLADLIKIVPGPDFPTGGTIHGRRGIIEAYDTGRGRVTIRAKIHHEESRNGRNLIVVTQLPYQVSKNDAVIQKIKECVREDRITDIANVVDESSNRSGMRLVIELKKGADPIVVENQLYELTPLQSNFSIINIALVRGQPRTLGLKALIQLYIDHRIEIIRRRTAYRLRQAQQEAHRIEGLIYAVCDIDAVIKLIRESRTRDEAIEKLMARGFRIPPNHAYAPQIPERFKALSASQDARLSRVQAEGIGRLQLIQLVGLAIETLVADYTKLLAQIEEYESILADPAKVLAIIRQEVTDLRAKYADPRRTQFGEEIEEFDMAALTPVERVVVTITHQGYVKRLPADQYRTQGRGGKGVIGADAKDGDFTEQVFVASTHDDLLCFTDTGRVFKIKVYDIPEGARTSRGRSIVNLLEIKEGEQVRKFMPIEDFEREESFLLFATANGTVKRTALKDYRNVNRSGIIAITLREGDSIVGVTHTSGQDHILLGTRHGVAIRFHEDDARAMGRSASGVRGIDLAENDAVVGLVCCNAQDSRDLLAVTTKGFGKRTPLLEYLVQQEDGTTRVQSRGGKGRKGIDLTDKNGELVALLAVEPSDDLMLISTGGMIVRINANTVRQTGRAAQGVKVINLDAGDSLTGVARITDDGSDSEGEAAAADPSPTS
- a CDS encoding STAS domain-containing protein, which translates into the protein MPIQQWSDRIWVVKLSDEPALSEDLSMAITQSRASARMPDIVLDLSSVKQVNSTNLSQLLRLRKLTLDRDAQLRMAAPSDTIWAVFLTTGLDKIFEFAQDVPTALASIQMRH